The Argentina anserina chromosome 3, drPotAnse1.1, whole genome shotgun sequence genome includes a region encoding these proteins:
- the LOC126785781 gene encoding protein CHLORORESPIRATORY REDUCTION 42, chloroplastic gives MALSFSSTAAIKCSKLYDYSGLQITRLRSNKRNQNAVDIKCESTGPELPGNAKKSKLAVGSPVIVVEAPRMIKTAASVPCLRVNTGLVKPGENCIKKAYGCMGGTSFDWHISYRWEVLQALRA, from the exons ATGGCATTATCTTTCTCTTCCACTGCTGCAATTAAATGTTCAAAGCTTTATGACTATTCAGGCCTGCAAATCACCAGGCTAAGGTCGAACAAGCGAAACCAAAATGCTGTCGATATCAAGTGTGAATCAACGGGGCCGGAGTTGCCTGGAAATGCAAAGAAATCCAAGCTTGCAGTTGGGTCTCCTGTAATTGTGGTTGAGGCCCCGAGAATGATAAAAACTGCAGCGTCAGTTCCATGCCTTAGGGTTAACACTGGCTTAGTCAAGCCCGGTGAG AATTGTATCAAGAAAGCCTATGGATGTATGGGCGGTACGTCTTTCGATTGGCACATATCTTATAGATGGGAAGTACTTCAAGCGCTTAGAGCTTGA
- the LOC126786713 gene encoding uncharacterized protein At1g10890, whose product MPRDLARSPSHRRRRSPSPVNHRYSKRSRRDRSRSPYSYSRRKSRSPTPRRRKSRSPTPRRRKSRSPISKRYKRQRSRSSSLSPIRKSPTSSPGLLQHKHVTEKAIKEDEEEKKRRQHEAELKLIEEETSKRVEEAIGQKVEESLNSEEIKIEIQSRLEEGRMKLLNEVAAQLEKEKKEVIIEARQKEEQARKEKEELEGMLEENRRRVEEAQRKEALEQQRREEERYRELEELQRQKEEAMRRKKQEEEEQRSNQMKLLGKNKTRPKLSFALGSK is encoded by the exons ATGCCTCGCGATTTGGCACGGTCGCCGTCTCACAGGAGAAGGCGTTCGCCGTCTCCGGTGAATCATAGATACAGCAAAAGAAGCCGAAGAGACCGAAGCCGCTCTCCGTATTCTTATAGCAG ACGCAAAAGTCGTTCTCCTACCCCGAGACGTCGTAAAAGTCGCTCTCCAACTCCAAGACGTCGTAAAAGTCGATCTCCGATTTCGAAGCGTTATAAGAGGCAAAGAAGTAGGAGTTCTTCATTGTCTCCTATTCGCAAATCTCCTACTTCAAGTCCTGGATTATTGCAGCATAAACATGTTACTGAAaaagcaataaaggaggatgaagaagagaagaaaag GCGGCAACATGAAGCAGAATTGAAGCTCATAGAAGAAGAGACCTCAAAGAGAGTGGAAGAAGCAATTGGGCAGAAAGTTGAGGAGAGCTTGAATTCTGAGGAAATTAAAATAGAAATACAGAGTCGGCTGGAGGAGGGACGAATGAAGCTTCTAAATGAAGTTGCAGCTCAGCtcgagaaagaaaagaaagaagttaTTATTGAGGCTAGACAGAAGGAG GAACAAGCTcggaaagagaaagaagaactaGAAGGGATGCTTGAAGAGAACAGAAGAAGGGTAGAAGAAGCTCAAAGAAAGGAAGCTTTGGAGCAGCAGAGGAGGGAGGAGGAACGGTACAGAGAGCTAGAAGAGCTGCAGAGACAAAAAGAAGAGGCAATGCGGAGGAAGAAACAAGAGGAGGAGGAACAGCGGTCTAACCAAATGAAGCTGTTGGGTAAGAACAAAACCCGGCCAAAATTGTCATTTGCACTTGGATCCAAATAG